One window from the genome of Streptococcus halotolerans encodes:
- a CDS encoding MFS transporter: MTKKQILAFGMLGFSKDLLLCFSGGLLMLYLTDSLQLATTLVGGILFFNRFFDAFSDVLAAYLLEKFSEYLKKCYLIGIISSLIVFMALFSVNSYMPKPLIVVAVCVLYFILDIFYTMMDVSYWSLLPRFSTDDDTRAHLSSVATFFSSFAALICFTSALPLLHLFGGNRGFSSLTLVIAFLVASFVLLAYPHLPNLQPRAIVSKSVSPKEIFQVLLSNKLFFAYALYFFFFQLSFEWMNAYNIYYFKYSINREYFYSIYAFTILAQLFGAGFYLKLNQYLSKQGIFYLSAALSVLGMSGLFALGQILPSNIPLLFLFASIKQIGSGLFMVTATHDLSLVIEVNESETGKNFPAILTAGKLLLAKLSTSVTALGSGFGLHLAGYVSNQEQTPHTAFLISLQTFGVPIVFIIISLACYSAFKRLYQHDKNKPTKMDLFSESYEKFLG, encoded by the coding sequence ATGACAAAAAAACAAATACTTGCCTTCGGAATGTTAGGATTTTCAAAAGACTTGCTCTTATGTTTTTCAGGCGGGTTACTCATGCTCTATTTAACCGATAGTTTGCAATTAGCGACTACTTTAGTTGGAGGGATTTTATTTTTCAATCGCTTCTTCGACGCTTTTAGCGATGTGTTAGCTGCTTATTTGTTGGAGAAATTCTCTGAGTATCTTAAAAAGTGTTACCTTATCGGCATCATTAGTTCTCTTATAGTGTTTATGGCGCTATTCTCAGTTAATAGCTATATGCCAAAGCCGTTGATTGTTGTTGCGGTTTGCGTTTTGTATTTTATACTCGATATTTTTTATACGATGATGGATGTTAGTTATTGGTCACTATTGCCCAGATTTTCTACAGATGATGACACACGTGCTCATTTATCCAGTGTTGCTACTTTCTTTTCAAGTTTTGCGGCTTTGATTTGTTTTACTTCAGCCTTACCTTTATTGCATTTATTTGGAGGAAACAGGGGCTTTTCTAGCTTAACACTAGTGATTGCTTTTTTAGTTGCAAGCTTTGTCTTGTTGGCTTATCCACATTTGCCAAATCTCCAACCAAGAGCAATTGTCTCCAAATCGGTATCTCCTAAGGAGATTTTTCAAGTTCTTTTGTCCAATAAATTGTTCTTTGCTTATGCCTTATACTTCTTTTTCTTTCAATTATCTTTTGAATGGATGAATGCTTATAATATTTATTATTTCAAGTATAGTATTAATCGGGAGTATTTCTACTCGATTTATGCTTTTACGATTTTAGCGCAATTATTTGGAGCCGGTTTTTACCTAAAATTAAATCAGTATTTGTCAAAACAGGGCATATTTTATTTATCGGCCGCACTTAGTGTATTGGGAATGAGTGGCTTATTTGCACTGGGGCAAATTCTGCCAAGTAATATTCCTCTTTTATTTTTGTTTGCCTCAATTAAACAAATAGGATCGGGTCTTTTTATGGTGACAGCGACGCATGATTTGTCTTTAGTCATTGAAGTCAATGAGTCAGAGACGGGAAAGAATTTCCCTGCTATTTTAACAGCGGGAAAATTATTGTTAGCTAAACTGTCAACCTCTGTGACCGCCTTAGGAAGTGGTTTTGGACTACATCTTGCAGGCTATGTAAGCAACCAAGAACAAACGCCTCATACCGCATTTTTGATTAGTTTGCAGACATTTGGTGTACCGATTGTGTTTATTATCATTAGCTTAGCTTGTTATAGCGCCTTTAAGCGCCTGTATCAGCATGATAAAAACAAGCCCACGAAGATGGACTTGTTTTCGGAGAGTTATGAAAAATTTTTAGGATAA
- a CDS encoding helix-turn-helix transcriptional regulator, whose protein sequence is MKANERLLEMFIHLTKNHELTKKELTDMYGVSSSSIQRDIQALKLVLGQFIDCEDKEIILQPSKGVYRLNRDLLAKIGLGNLSLLEDHKLLAILKVIISSRAFTEKELGDLLEVLTPDDFVYKNLLKNEVTFYKGVPSQSIFDKLELILRAISEQRMISFSYTKYFKTVQFTKMVEMIFFSDMYFYIATANHTSEDDIHVEKLNKFRINNMEHIKLLDKGKTAPYHQRFQPIDLTHRTGSFAFFGKPIEVMIDFYYDPIYVLDRFPNHRIVSQRTENGETVTRLLLETNDGYGLKMWLLMQGKQVKVIRPQYLKKAIQEELHQVLKLYDD, encoded by the coding sequence ATGAAAGCAAACGAACGGTTATTAGAGATGTTTATTCACCTCACCAAAAACCATGAGTTAACAAAGAAAGAATTGACTGACATGTACGGCGTTTCAAGTTCTTCCATTCAGCGGGATATCCAGGCCCTTAAACTAGTTCTAGGACAATTTATTGACTGTGAGGATAAAGAGATCATCCTTCAACCTAGCAAGGGAGTTTACCGATTAAATAGAGACTTGCTAGCTAAAATCGGCTTAGGTAATCTTTCCCTACTAGAAGATCATAAACTGTTAGCTATTCTTAAAGTAATCATTAGCAGTAGAGCTTTCACTGAAAAGGAGCTTGGTGATCTTTTAGAGGTTTTAACACCTGATGATTTTGTTTATAAAAACCTCCTCAAGAATGAGGTAACCTTTTACAAAGGTGTGCCTAGCCAATCCATTTTTGATAAATTAGAACTGATTCTGCGAGCTATCTCAGAGCAAAGAATGATTTCCTTTAGCTATACGAAATATTTTAAGACAGTGCAGTTTACTAAAATGGTTGAAATGATTTTCTTCAGTGACATGTACTTTTACATCGCAACAGCAAATCATACGAGTGAAGACGATATTCACGTAGAAAAGCTTAATAAATTCCGCATCAATAATATGGAACATATTAAGCTTTTAGACAAAGGCAAGACAGCACCATATCATCAACGCTTTCAACCTATTGACTTAACACATCGGACCGGTAGTTTTGCCTTCTTTGGAAAACCCATTGAAGTCATGATTGACTTTTATTACGATCCTATCTATGTTCTTGACCGTTTTCCCAATCATCGCATTGTCTCACAACGAACTGAAAATGGGGAAACCGTCACTCGATTATTACTTGAAACCAATGACGGTTATGGCTTAAAAATGTGGCTACTGATGCAAGGCAAACAAGTCAAGGTGATTCGCCCCCAATATCTAAAAAAAGCTATCCAAGAAGAATTACACCAAGTTTTAAAATTATATGATGACTAA
- a CDS encoding ISL3 family transposase, protein MEQLDYIKDSLDIKDPNITFEKTFDKFFTHREYHAKLDYDAPQCPDCQGKMTKYDFQKPCKIPYLEMAGCKVLIRLKKRRFKCQACGKMAVAKTSLVRENHQIPNIINHKITDKLMSREAMTKIAEDLSISVSTVYRQLNRFECKTDLTWLPENMSWDEYAFKKGKMSFIAQDFDANKIIAILDGRTQAVIRNHFMRYSHKVRSRVKVITMDMFSPYYDIAKQLFPKAKIVLDRFHIVQQLSRAMNRLRIQIMNQFERQSHDYKALKRYWKLIQQDSRNLNDKRFYRPTFRMHLTNQEIVQRLLNYSDELRHHYELFQCLLFHFQEKQEKHFFELISDTIKQVHPIFKTVLSTFLKDKEKIINALKLPYSNAKLEATNNLIKVIKRNAFGFRNFENFKKRIYLALNTTKEKTKLVLSRC, encoded by the coding sequence ATGGAACAATTAGATTATATCAAAGATTCGCTTGACATTAAAGACCCTAACATCACTTTTGAAAAGACATTTGACAAGTTCTTCACTCACAGAGAGTATCATGCCAAGTTAGATTATGATGCCCCGCAATGCCCTGATTGTCAAGGAAAAATGACAAAGTACGATTTCCAAAAGCCTTGCAAAATTCCCTATCTGGAAATGGCGGGTTGTAAAGTACTGATTCGTCTCAAAAAGCGTCGCTTCAAATGTCAAGCGTGTGGGAAAATGGCTGTCGCTAAGACCTCTCTAGTCAGAGAAAATCATCAGATTCCCAACATCATTAACCACAAAATCACCGACAAACTCATGAGCCGTGAAGCAATGACAAAAATCGCTGAAGACCTGTCTATCTCTGTGTCAACTGTCTATCGGCAACTCAACCGCTTTGAGTGCAAGACCGATTTAACCTGGTTACCTGAGAACATGTCCTGGGATGAGTATGCTTTCAAGAAGGGAAAGATGAGCTTTATTGCCCAAGATTTCGATGCTAACAAGATTATCGCTATCCTTGATGGGCGGACGCAAGCTGTCATCAGAAATCATTTCATGCGGTATTCTCACAAGGTGCGCAGTCGTGTCAAAGTCATCACCATGGATATGTTTAGTCCCTATTATGACATCGCTAAGCAACTGTTTCCTAAGGCGAAGATTGTTCTCGATAGGTTCCACATTGTTCAACAGTTATCTCGTGCTATGAACCGTCTCCGTATCCAAATCATGAACCAATTTGAGCGTCAATCTCACGACTATAAGGCCTTGAAACGTTACTGGAAACTCATCCAACAAGATAGTCGTAACCTAAACGATAAACGGTTTTATCGTCCAACTTTTCGCATGCACTTGACCAATCAAGAGATTGTGCAACGTCTTTTGAACTACTCTGATGAGCTACGTCACCACTATGAACTCTTCCAATGCCTTCTCTTTCATTTCCAAGAAAAGCAGGAGAAACACTTCTTTGAACTCATTTCTGATACCATCAAACAGGTCCATCCCATCTTCAAGACCGTCTTGTCAACCTTTCTAAAAGACAAAGAGAAGATTATTAATGCTCTGAAACTACCTTATTCCAATGCCAAACTAGAGGCCACCAACAACCTTATTAAAGTCATTAAGCGAAATGCTTTTGGCTTTAGGAACTTCGAAAACTTCAAAAAACGGATTTATCTTGCTTTGAACACAACAAAAGAGAAGACCAAACTGGTCCTCTCTCGGTGTTAG
- a CDS encoding SEC10/PgrA surface exclusion domain-containing protein, which translates to MKNKTLKGTSLVTLALAASGVTTAVHADDAQPTVNPSVETSQVTQSTETTHVTDQQLDGAKQQVATTKAAADQAKDVYEDASQSEGVQQKVVEQATTDVTTAEQASTMTTDQVKAVESEVAHATSELPQAEQSVEQAQQSVDKAQSAADQPVAPIVDQEAVDTAQAEVATKSEDVKTAQAELDQTSAKLKSAESEASDAKTLLERVGSDERSVYKTDFDFKEKYGITASQFWSSIGGQSNVLAKDAKKSDLSEQNNLYGDVSQFTIDRFSRLYGTDIDEADQNWELDVNNLTDFELRTLTNYAANMINGLRRALQEQLRKEGSDIVMPLVQFTEESLASARKYNEWLVKHYPAGFKGHVMREARKSPELKGTLIENTVGESIGNGQLWRDRPTTMAKLKDILTDQIGQMAFEDYFANHGHTSMILATDAASYGNTGVETWTFTPVRFEDGAFKFLFNMRENADPKLKEPKKLATVSDEELAKAKAAVQAVTNLEKGVKAATDKLTSAKSALSSAEQKLATAKKGDAAAAKAETLKRLDALETAKNKLVEAQDKVKALKAVIADGNAKLKAHNSGVQSLADAKSKLAKAEKDLANAKAKTASAKVAYDKALVTYQDAKSEYAKLLAARDAEQAVQDTTKPIDKPTDVEQPGETDEPVVTDDEENVKPIIQIDPETGLPLIDNTPQDVKPDTVKPTDAKTDIEQSTKADPSHLPIDLETGKPIIDKTPSEYQPTGNAQNSGISAHKTKLDKKDDDSYNKQTPLRTGITQNNDGSLSYSRVAANNTLPSTGERHSNNPLIGGLLLLSGLFFYKKRKSKI; encoded by the coding sequence ATGAAAAATAAAACACTTAAAGGGACATCCCTTGTTACTCTCGCACTAGCAGCAAGCGGTGTTACAACTGCCGTACATGCTGATGACGCACAACCTACGGTAAATCCATCTGTCGAGACGTCACAAGTGACACAGTCAACTGAGACAACACATGTCACAGATCAACAACTTGACGGAGCAAAACAACAAGTTGCAACGACTAAGGCTGCTGCCGATCAAGCAAAAGATGTTTACGAGGACGCATCTCAGTCTGAAGGCGTTCAGCAAAAAGTCGTTGAACAAGCAACTACAGACGTCACAACTGCTGAGCAAGCTTCAACGATGACAACTGATCAGGTTAAAGCTGTTGAGTCCGAGGTTGCTCATGCAACAAGTGAGTTGCCTCAAGCTGAACAAAGCGTTGAACAAGCGCAGCAATCAGTTGATAAAGCTCAATCCGCTGCTGATCAGCCTGTAGCACCAATTGTTGACCAAGAAGCAGTTGATACCGCACAAGCAGAGGTGGCAACTAAGTCAGAAGACGTTAAAACAGCACAAGCTGAACTTGATCAGACATCTGCTAAATTGAAATCAGCTGAGTCTGAAGCTAGTGACGCTAAAACGTTGCTAGAACGCGTTGGCTCTGACGAACGTTCTGTTTACAAAACAGATTTTGACTTCAAAGAAAAATACGGCATTACAGCATCTCAATTCTGGTCATCTATCGGCGGACAGTCAAACGTTCTTGCAAAAGATGCTAAAAAATCAGATTTGAGTGAGCAAAACAATCTATATGGCGATGTGTCACAGTTCACAATAGATCGTTTCAGTCGTTTATATGGGACTGACATCGACGAGGCTGATCAGAATTGGGAACTTGATGTGAATAACCTAACTGATTTTGAACTACGCACGCTCACTAATTACGCAGCTAATATGATTAATGGCTTACGCCGAGCTTTGCAAGAGCAATTGCGTAAAGAAGGCTCAGACATTGTCATGCCGCTTGTTCAATTCACAGAAGAATCGTTAGCATCAGCTCGCAAGTACAACGAATGGTTAGTAAAACATTACCCTGCAGGCTTTAAGGGCCACGTTATGCGCGAAGCGCGCAAATCACCTGAGTTGAAAGGCACATTGATTGAGAATACTGTAGGCGAATCTATTGGCAATGGTCAACTCTGGCGTGATCGCCCGACGACTATGGCTAAACTCAAGGACATTTTAACAGACCAGATCGGGCAAATGGCGTTTGAAGATTATTTCGCTAACCACGGTCACACAAGTATGATTCTTGCGACTGACGCAGCAAGTTACGGTAATACTGGAGTTGAGACGTGGACATTTACGCCTGTTCGTTTCGAGGACGGCGCATTCAAGTTCTTATTCAATATGCGTGAGAATGCTGATCCTAAATTGAAAGAACCGAAAAAACTGGCTACAGTTTCAGATGAGGAGCTTGCTAAAGCTAAAGCTGCTGTACAAGCAGTAACAAATCTTGAGAAAGGCGTGAAAGCTGCTACAGATAAACTAACTTCTGCTAAGTCTGCTTTGTCTTCAGCTGAGCAAAAATTAGCCACCGCTAAGAAAGGCGATGCGGCTGCTGCAAAAGCTGAGACGTTGAAACGACTCGATGCGCTTGAAACAGCTAAAAATAAACTTGTTGAGGCTCAAGACAAAGTCAAAGCGTTGAAAGCTGTTATTGCTGACGGTAATGCTAAGCTCAAAGCCCACAACTCAGGTGTTCAGTCACTTGCAGATGCTAAATCTAAATTAGCTAAGGCTGAGAAAGACTTGGCTAATGCTAAAGCTAAGACAGCGAGTGCAAAAGTTGCGTATGATAAAGCGTTAGTAACCTATCAAGATGCTAAGTCTGAATATGCTAAATTACTTGCTGCCCGTGATGCTGAACAAGCTGTTCAAGACACAACTAAACCAATTGACAAACCAACAGATGTCGAACAACCAGGTGAAACAGATGAGCCGGTGGTCACAGATGATGAAGAGAACGTTAAACCTATCATTCAGATTGATCCTGAGACAGGCTTACCTCTCATCGACAATACGCCTCAGGACGTTAAGCCTGATACTGTGAAGCCAACAGACGCTAAAACAGACATTGAGCAATCAACTAAGGCTGATCCGTCTCACTTGCCAATTGACCTTGAGACAGGCAAGCCGATCATCGATAAGACGCCTTCAGAATACCAGCCAACTGGCAATGCGCAAAACAGTGGCATTAGTGCTCACAAAACAAAATTAGACAAAAAAGATGACGATAGTTATAACAAACAAACTCCTTTAAGAACAGGGATCACTCAAAATAATGATGGTTCACTTTCTTACAGTCGTGTTGCAGCCAATAACACCCTGCCAAGTACAGGAGAAAGACATAGCAATAATCCCCTTATTGGTGGATTACTACTACTATCAGGACTTTTCTTTTATAAAAAAAGAAAGTCAAAAATTTAG
- a CDS encoding LPXTG cell wall anchor domain-containing protein yields MKKTTIYSLLATTALATAIIPTTITHAEDSTTVSSSVSEHYNELSQNLDNIAKKAKESVNASTLSDTDKISMTTKIDGLLDRWQETLKGDLALGSSSNIFLTNDFETARDNINTEVYRAQQIAKVTDHYNKIVAQADTQNISHEDLDKTFDNNLYEMKSVGSKSIIQSSEEELTKFLNEFEEQKLSKNGQTTAPSSTTASTSSSSTSSSSSPKLETSKTETDQSSSTTQTEDAKNSKTDMSDDNFDFNKLVGTWKNGKGSTIIINADGTYGGDGTGHLGKNGTRYDNTNIWSVGIKPDSNAPGALVFYAPAGTAYPDRGRGKDASNINKDRIILTNAYPEGIADEVYYRDTKNTKATGNVKNSTDSNKNNSGKIDGLTGTTSTADQDKNKVPTNQSTPASAPQKDTKAKAKQFSLPSTGDTQSIITIVIGIAVIVLAGFFGYKSKKQK; encoded by the coding sequence ATGAAAAAAACGACAATCTATTCTTTACTTGCAACTACTGCACTTGCGACAGCCATCATTCCAACTACTATCACACATGCTGAAGACAGTACGACTGTATCCTCTTCAGTCTCAGAACATTACAACGAGTTATCCCAAAACCTAGATAATATCGCCAAGAAAGCCAAAGAATCTGTCAATGCTTCAACGCTTTCAGACACAGACAAAATAAGTATGACTACCAAAATCGATGGTCTACTTGATCGTTGGCAAGAAACATTAAAAGGCGATCTAGCTCTGGGCAGCAGTAGTAACATCTTTCTCACTAACGATTTTGAAACTGCCAGAGACAACATAAATACTGAAGTCTATAGAGCACAACAGATAGCTAAAGTCACAGATCATTACAATAAAATCGTTGCGCAGGCGGATACGCAAAATATCTCACATGAAGACTTAGATAAAACTTTCGATAACAATTTGTATGAAATGAAGTCTGTTGGATCTAAGTCAATTATTCAATCATCTGAAGAAGAGCTTACCAAATTTTTGAATGAATTTGAGGAACAAAAACTATCTAAAAATGGGCAAACCACTGCCCCATCCAGCACAACAGCGTCTACAAGTTCATCAAGCACTAGTTCAAGTAGTAGCCCTAAGCTAGAAACCTCAAAAACTGAAACTGATCAATCATCATCAACTACTCAAACAGAAGATGCTAAAAATAGTAAAACAGACATGAGCGATGATAACTTTGACTTTAACAAACTAGTCGGAACATGGAAAAATGGTAAAGGAAGTACGATTATCATCAATGCTGACGGAACCTATGGTGGGGATGGAACAGGTCATCTTGGTAAGAATGGGACCCGTTACGATAACACCAACATCTGGTCTGTCGGGATCAAGCCAGATAGTAATGCGCCTGGAGCACTAGTCTTTTATGCACCAGCGGGTACCGCTTATCCGGATCGTGGACGTGGTAAAGATGCTAGTAATATCAATAAAGACCGAATCATACTAACAAATGCCTATCCTGAAGGCATTGCTGATGAGGTCTACTATCGTGATACGAAAAACACTAAAGCAACTGGTAACGTTAAAAATAGCACTGATTCCAATAAGAACAATTCCGGTAAAATTGATGGCCTTACAGGTACGACATCAACAGCCGATCAAGATAAGAATAAGGTCCCTACTAATCAGTCTACCCCGGCATCAGCACCTCAAAAAGACACTAAAGCAAAAGCTAAACAATTCAGTCTCCCATCAACTGGTGATACGCAAAGCATTATTACTATAGTTATTGGAATCGCTGTTATTGTCCTTGCCGGATTCTTTGGCTATAAATCTAAAAAACAAAAATAA
- a CDS encoding DUF4767 domain-containing protein, protein MTTESPADPTSPNMPSSSSQESLQSSTPWNPEKRKQLATFMDAWGQEMGQYPYEDVTDISVGLPIIYQARDVLDVGYSEDKPTNHEYTIVATYQYRWNIKAYHRYHFALKRDGSPVVLYSGSAVIVYNSDNTVNSPYNVMGETENQDLKDAFAKIVYSEN, encoded by the coding sequence ATGACTACAGAATCGCCAGCGGATCCAACCTCCCCAAACATGCCATCGTCATCTTCTCAAGAGTCACTCCAATCATCAACACCTTGGAATCCTGAGAAAAGAAAACAATTGGCAACTTTTATGGACGCTTGGGGGCAAGAAATGGGGCAATATCCTTACGAAGACGTGACAGACATTTCTGTTGGTCTTCCCATTATTTACCAAGCCAGAGATGTTCTAGATGTTGGCTACTCTGAGGATAAGCCGACCAATCATGAGTACACTATCGTAGCTACCTACCAATATCGCTGGAATATCAAAGCTTATCATCGCTACCATTTCGCCTTAAAACGTGATGGAAGTCCGGTAGTCCTGTATTCTGGAAGTGCTGTTATTGTCTACAATTCTGATAATACGGTTAACTCTCCTTATAATGTTATGGGAGAGACTGAAAACCAGGATCTCAAAGATGCCTTTGCTAAAATTGTATATTCTGAAAACTAA
- a CDS encoding DUF4767 domain-containing protein — protein sequence MKKILNYIWTAILALLVLTACSSKPNVTNHQQRLSQSLQDNKQDIYYIFKRDDTSPFQYDHNDTPDSIVIKKNGYYETYWLASMEQPPKGFTLKALSKLSDKDIIHKLKQLDVVSVDQAISEITASDDRYASKPAKEFGVGFKLLIHSEKGSKKTQSETVEVLSTATNERFTTLNQLDQSKTFTFSKSTYNGLAKTNENGDTLEGIFRRSKKKVVLDQPASHDNFQIDITLSEKDIQKIAQLNQKIDEKMSTNDSSSQSKEQSTEVYQESSARTPWDAAKNKKLADFMVSWGQSMGQYPYKDITSDVARANITFDGQTLADITYSENGISNAEYTLVASYEHWYSDMQLHRYLFVIRKDGTPQVLYSLNNQGFSANGIDFVYYIAKETENTDLKKGFADIVN from the coding sequence ATGAAAAAAATACTCAATTATATTTGGACAGCTATTTTAGCCCTACTCGTCCTGACAGCTTGTAGTTCTAAACCAAATGTAACAAACCATCAACAGCGTTTATCACAAAGCTTGCAAGATAACAAACAAGACATTTATTATATTTTTAAACGAGATGACACTTCTCCTTTTCAATATGACCATAATGATACGCCTGATTCCATTGTGATTAAAAAGAATGGATACTATGAAACCTACTGGTTAGCCAGTATGGAGCAACCTCCAAAAGGGTTTACCTTAAAGGCACTTTCTAAACTCTCTGACAAAGACATTATTCATAAATTGAAGCAACTGGATGTTGTATCGGTAGATCAAGCTATTAGTGAAATCACAGCAAGCGATGACAGGTATGCTTCTAAACCTGCTAAAGAATTTGGAGTGGGATTCAAGCTTCTTATTCATTCTGAAAAAGGGAGTAAGAAGACCCAATCCGAGACTGTTGAAGTGCTTAGCACAGCAACCAATGAACGTTTTACAACACTCAACCAATTGGACCAAAGTAAAACCTTTACCTTTTCCAAGTCCACTTACAACGGATTAGCCAAAACAAATGAAAACGGCGACACTTTAGAGGGCATTTTCCGTCGCTCGAAAAAGAAGGTCGTGCTTGATCAGCCAGCCTCCCATGATAACTTCCAAATAGACATCACTCTTTCTGAAAAAGACATCCAAAAGATAGCTCAGCTTAATCAAAAAATTGATGAAAAAATGTCAACAAACGATTCCTCCAGCCAATCAAAAGAGCAATCAACTGAAGTCTACCAAGAGTCCAGTGCTAGAACACCTTGGGATGCTGCAAAAAACAAGAAACTTGCGGACTTTATGGTGTCTTGGGGACAAAGTATGGGACAATACCCTTACAAAGATATTACGAGTGACGTTGCCAGAGCAAACATCACTTTTGATGGACAAACACTAGCTGATATTACTTATTCAGAAAATGGCATTAGCAATGCTGAATACACACTAGTCGCAAGCTACGAGCATTGGTATTCCGATATGCAATTGCACCGTTATCTCTTTGTAATCCGAAAAGATGGAACACCACAAGTCCTATACTCACTCAATAATCAAGGATTTTCAGCTAACGGCATCGATTTTGTCTACTACATAGCAAAAGAAACTGAAAATACCGATCTTAAAAAAGGGTTTGCTGATATTGTTAATTGA